TAAAAAAATAAAAAATAAAAATAAGTAAAAAAGCTAAAAAAATTAAATAAACAAAGTAAAAACAAAATAGAAATGAATTTTATAGAAATTAAAATAAAAAGGAAATAAATAAAAGAAAAAGTCAAATAATTAAAAAAATGAAACTAAAAACTAATAAGGAGACCCTTTATCTTTAATATTGTCTCTTATTTTCTTATGTGGCTCTCTTGAAAGGCCCTCTTTTTGAGCTGTATTTCTTAAGCTTTCTATAATTTCATAGGTAGGAGTAAGAACTGGACAATTTTCAGTACACATTCCACATAAAGTACACATATATAAACCTGAACCGACACTGACTTTATTATCCTTAAGGTATTTGCTCATAGCAACACCACGACCACCTAAATAGCTAGAGTAACCAAATTCATTACCTACAATATTATAAACAGGACAACTTACAATACAATTACCACAGCCAATACACCAAAGACATTCATCAATAGCTTCTTTTCTGCCGTTATCTAGTAAAATAACTGCTACTTTTTCTGCTCCATACATATTTTTAAGAAGTTTTTTCTCAATATCAGCAGTTTTAGAAGGACCTGCTACAATATTCATATAAGAAGTTAAAGGTTTTCCAGTTGCATAAGCAGTTTCTAATTTAGCAATAGAAACAGAATCCTCTAAAGATGGTACTAGTTTATCAAGTCCTGCAACAATGATATGGAGTTTTTTATTTTGAACTATACTAATATTTCCTTCATTATGGAGCATTAAAATTGCACCATCTTCAGCAGCTATTGAATTGGAACCACTGATACCTATATAAGACTTTTCAAGAAGTTTTAAAACATCCTCTCTAACGGCTTCCATGATTTCTCTTGGAACTGAATTTAAATCTAAATCCATAGACTCATTGACAATATTTGCAATATCTTGAAGAGTTAAATGAGAAGCCGGCCCTGTTGGATGAACTGGATTGTTATCTTCTTTTTTTAATTGTAAAATACGGTCCCCTAAATCTGTTTCTACAATATTCATACCATGTTTTTCTAAAAACTCTGATACATTTATCTCACGTAATGTATTAGATTTAGATTTAGCAATGAAAACCTCGTTTTTATCAATATTGCTTGATTCAATTTCTTCATTAATCAAATCTAATAATATCTCTCTTGCTTCCATTTCATCATTTGCATAAAAACAATCAATGCCATTATCTTTAAAGCTTTCTTTTGCAATAGCAATTAATTCATTATTATTTTCTATTGCATCTTTTCTAATATCTATCACTCTTTTTTGAAGAGCCTGTATTTTAGGAGACTCAGAAAGAGGTTCAATCTTTTTCTTTAGATTATTGAATACTTTTCTCATTGATTCAATTTCTTCTTCTTTCATTGTCTTTCATCTCCATTATCAGCATCTTTTTCTAAATCAATATCTCTAGAATCATCATTTAAATTGATATGTTCTAGGGCAAATTCTGATAAATCTAAAACTTCTAAATTATCTGAATTCTGACTTAAATTCAATTTACAAAAAGGACATGCACTAATCAATAAGCTTGCACCAGTCTCCTCTGCCTCTTTAATTCTTAATTTAGCTATTGAATTAGATAAATCCCCATAAGCAGATTTTACACCACCACCAGAGCCACAACATCTAGATTTTTCCCTTATATTTTCCATTTCAACCAGATTAGAAATAGATTTAATAACCTTGCGCGGAGCTTCATATTCTCCTGCATGTCTAGCTAAATGACATGGGTCATGATAACTAACCTTTAAATCATTATTAAATTGAAGCTTGATTTTATTTTCTTTTATTAATTCTTTTAATAATTGAGAAATATGAATGACATCTAAATCAGCATCTAAATATTTCTTATAATCTTCTTTTAATGTTTTATAACATCCAGCACAAGAAGTAAGAATAGTTTTTCCTTTAAAGCCAGTTAAATTCTTATTCATTTGCTGAGTCGCATCTTCTAAAAAACCAGTTCTAAGTAGTACAGACCCGCAGCACTTTTCATCATCTAAAGTTTCATAATCTATATTTGCTAGTTTTAATAATTTTTCAGTAGCATCACTAATTGAATTTAATTTTTCACGTGCTGTACAACCTTTAAAATATAATAACATAATTTTACCTTATTTAATAATTAAAAATTCCTCTATTTTTAAGTAATTAAACTTATATATAAATAATATTTTTTACATTTAAAGATAGTAGCTGAAATAAGATTAAATCTAAAAAATATTAGTTAATCTAAATAAATTAAAATACTAAAAATTAATTAAATTGAATAAAATAGAATAAAATAATAAGATAATGAATAAAATAAAAAAATTCATTTAAATAGTATAGCTATTCATTTTTTTAGCTAAAAATTCATTTAAATAATATAATTATTCATTCTTTAACTAAAAATTCATTTAAATAGTATAGCTATTCCTTTTTTTCTTTTAATTCAGATTCAATATCTTCTAATTTAATTTCATCATGAATAGCTAAAGCTCTAACCAAGTCAGTCATATTCTGATTTATCTCATCAATTTTTACATATAATCTAAACAGAACATAAACAGTAAATGCAAATCCAACAACAAGCAATAAATCTAACCCTCTACCAAAACCAAAGAATCCCGCAAGGGGATCACTAAGTTTAGGAGCAAAAGCAAAGAAATTTATTATTAAGCAAATAACAACCCATAATCCAAATGTAGCAGGAGTGATTTTCTTAACACGCAACCTATTATACATAAAGATTATAGCTATTATAGTTATAATAATTAATAAAATTTGATATATACGAAATGGACCTATAATAATAACACTTCCATTTTAATCATAATTTAAATAAATCAATCACAAAAAACAATACCACTAAATCCTAAATAAATCAATCACAAAAAAGCAATACCACTAAATCCTAAATAAATCAATCACCATTTTAACTAAAATTTTTAAACCAACAATAGCATCCGTACCTTTATTTTGAGTTTCTGGAGTATAAATTGTAGTAATAGTTACTTCAGCTAATCTAAGATTTTTATCACTAATTTCTTTAATGAATTCAGATGAAACACCATATCCTCTTGAGACAATATTTATTAAATCTGTAGCATTAGCAGTGAAAGCTCTCAATCCAGATTGGGAATCTTTGACTTTCCTACCATAAAATATCAATGTTAAAGCATTCATAATAATATTAGCAAAGCTTTTACTAATTGGCATATCCTCAAAAGGTCTTGCACCAATTACAACATCAGCCTTTCCCTCTTTTAAAGGTTTACAAACTTTTGGAATATCTTCAATTCCATGTTGTCCATCAGCATCAAATGTTACAATGTATTTAGCACCCTTATTAAGTGCAACAACCATTCCTGTTTTTAATGCAGCTCCTAAACCTCTATTAATTACATGAGAAACTACAAATATATTACTAGGATATTTCTTTTTTGATTCTATAGCTAAATTAAGAGTATTGTCTTTAGAGCCATCATTTACAAGAATCACTTTATATCCCTTTTGAGCAATTCCCTCTATAATTTGAGATACAGTTTTCTCTTCATTAAAAGCTGGAACAACTAAATAAACATCTTTTGTGATTTTAGAATCTAAGTTCTGCATAGTATCGTTAAATTTAAAGAATTTAATTTATTCTATATTTTCAATTATAAAGAACCTTGTCTTCAAAATAATTTAATTTATTCTATATTTTCAATTATAAAGGACCTGCGTCTTCTTTACCTTCTCTCATTCCTTTTCCTGCTTCTTTTCTCATAAGCTTAGGATGGAACATCATTTTTATAAGGTTTCGAGCATGTTCACGAGCTCTATTTTCTGCTAATTTTTTAAGCTCTTTTGGGTCCTCCTCTTCATCTTCATGAACAAATACTTCTAAGATATGAGTATTAGTCATTAATTGTGCACGAATTAAGCCAGTAGATGCTTCATGAGCACACATCTTATCTTTTTCCATAGGTCCAGGCATTCCTAAAGCCATAACGATTTCACAATCTTCCTCTTCAATTAATTTTTTACTTGCTACTGGAAGATCTTTTACACCTGGAACAGTAGTGCGAATAATCTTAAGGTCTGAAGCATTATTCTTTAGTTCATCAATAGCTGCAGCACCCATATCAAAACGAGCAAATGTAGTATCTGCAATCCCTATTCTCATTTTACTCACCAATTAAATAATAATTATCTTAATAACAATTAATTCCAATAAAAATAATTAATAATAATTTCTTTTTATATTTTAATACAATATAAAATATGTTTTTAATTATATATAAACTTCAAAGATAATCATTACTTTTTTTGATTATTATTCATAAAAATAATCATATTATATATTTAAACCATGCATTATTAAAATTTATCATAAAAAGTAAAAAAATCAGTGCACCTACGAACAAAAATGGATAAAAGTGATACAAAAAATAGAAAGAAGTAATAATTAAAAAGTAAAATCCCATATAAATTTTACATCATGAAAAGAAAAATCAGCAAGCTTTGCACCATCATAACAATTTTTATCAAAAGTAATAAAATCCAAGTCATAAGAAGTTTTTAAATTATGATCATGAGCATCTAAAACTATTTCGTTATCTGGAGGATGAACACCATTCCTCCTTAACTTATTATTTAAGTTAAAATATTTATTAGTCCTTTTCTCAGTTAATTGGGAATAATTTTCCCAATCAGTTTTTCTTTTATAAGATACAATTCTTAAATCTCTCAAACAAAGGTTAATGGCTATTTCTAATGAGTCTAATGAAGGAAAACTTTCATCAACATATCTGTCCCAAAATGAAGACAAAGAACTTTTAATTTGTTTATAATCTTTTTTAATAGAAGTTCCTTGTTTAATATATTTATTTAAATCATTAAATCTTAAATTTAGAACTTTTTCCTGCTTTAAATCTTTCAATAATTTCTTATAAAATCGGACTAAGACTTCTTTTTTTGAAATAAAAACTTTATCAAATTCTTCTTTAACAAGATTTGACCAAAAAATAGCACTATACTTTCTAAATGCATTAATAGAATTATTGTTAAAGGGATCTATAAGAAAAGTATATGCTATGGAAAACATTAGTATCAACAAAAGAATTCATCCAAACCATCCTTTCATTATTTTTATAAATCTAATAAAGAATTAGTTATTTCACCTAATGTTCTTTCATCATAATACTCACTAGGTTTAGATATTTCAGTATAAAACTTTTGTTCATATTTAGATAAAAATAAACTGAATTCCTCTTGTTTTTCAACATAGTCTCTAGAATTACTTTTTTTAATTTGAATGATATCAATGAAATTAGTAATTAAATCAAGTATCATTTCTAAATGAGCATATAATGATTTATCATCTAAAATATAAAATGACATATCTTTAATAGAAGAAAAAGTAAAATATTCATCTTCATAAAGTGGAGATTTAGCTAAAATATCTTCAATTGATTCAAAAGATTCTTTAATATCTAATACTAACTGTGTGGAACTTTTTTCCTCATTATGAACAATTTTTTCAACTTTAGAAGAAATGATTTCCTTTAATTCTTTTAAAGCATTGACAAAAGAATCATAAAATTTAGCCCCTTGAGAAATATAATCTGATTGTATAATAATAGACTTTCCAGGCATTATATTATTTGTCACATGTTCCATTATAAAGCACCTCACATTATTTATTCATCAAGTACTTTTTTTATTTTTTCATAATTTTCAATTGAATTAACATCTACAATAGTATTATTAAGTAAAGTATCTTCAATAGTGTTATTAGATAATGAAATCACATCTAAATTTACATCATCAGAAGGCTCTTCTAATTTATCTCTTATAGCTATTTGTATAGTAACTATATCAATATCTCTATTATCAAATTCATCATTTAACTTTTTTAAGAATTCTTCTTTTATTAAGTCATTAAGATTTAATCCATGAACCTTAGATTGAAGTGTTTTCCATTCCATATCTATAACCTCCACTTCGAATATTAAAAAAAGAAAAAATTTTATAAAAATCTGTGTATTCAAACACGTTAATAATATATAGTAGTATATATTATTATGATTTGAGTATATATAAAATTAATTATTTTTAATTCTGGCTATGAATTAAATAAAACTAATTTAAAATAAATAAACAAATAATCAGAAATCGAAAAAAATTTAAAGAATTATTCACTAATAACTGTAATAGAATCTTCATTTTTAAATTGTTTCTCAAAAGTCAATTAATAAGCAATATTATCTTTAACCATTGTAGTAACTATACTAGAACCTGTAAAACTTAATTTCTACCATGTTTTTTAAAAATATCCATTCCTTCATCATTAGAATTAAGAATTTCATTTTCATTAATAATTTTAAAATTATCAATTGAAATATAATAGAACTCTTGACTAATCTCTAGATTTTTACTTTTAATTAGATCTTATTCTGAATAGAATTAATTTTACCTAAAACTAAATTGTCTTTGGTTAGATCATATAAAATCCTATAAAAATATAGAGCTCCGCTATAATACTTTCTACTTTCTAAATCAAAAGCAATAATTTTTAAGGTATCTAGAATAAATGGATTTACACCTAATTGAATATTTTTAGATTCAATAATTTTCTCTGCTTCTTTTTCATCTATTTTAGTATTAATACCACGAGATTTTAAATATTCCAATTCTCTAAATGCTTGTTTATTAAAATCAAAGTTTAAACTATAGTCATAGAAAACAGCAGCAATATCTAATTGGCCTTCTTCAACATAAAAGAAGCCAAAATTTCTATAAGCTCTTGCTATATCTTCATTTTTATATGCAAACTTTAAAGCATCTACATTATATAAGAAAAATCTATTATAAGTACGTGTTTTAGATTTATAAATATCTACTAGGGATAAAATAGTTTTTGATGATACTGGATTAATTCTTAAAGCTTTCAGTAAATATTCTTCAGCTTTTGTAAAATTATCATTTTCTAAAAGTAAACTACCATAAAGATAATACAAATCAAAAAGTGGTTCATTAAGAGGTATATAAGCTAATTCCTTTTCTAGGCCAATGTATTGATAAAATAAAATCTCTTCTAAAGGATTTAAGAAACTGTGAAACTCTTTTTCAACAATATGTTTTTCATTATCCTTATTTAATTTGTTAATTTTTACTTCTTTACGCCAATTAACTTTTTTATCCTTGATAGAAGATGTTCTATAAGATTTTGGGCTTCTAGAGAGTTTATTTTCCTCGTATCTCATATATTGAATTTCAGTAATAGGTCTATTTGATTTAAAATCACTTTCTTTATGGTTTTCTTTATTTTCATATTCATCCTTGAAATTTTCCATAAACTTATCTAACTTATTTAATGCAGTTTTTTTATCACGGTTTTCAATATATGGAATAAGTTCATCAAGAACTCTGGATATATTAGTTTTTTTAGAGTGAATATTCATTTCATCATGATCGAAGTCTAAAGATTGCCAAATTAATTTTGAAATCTCCTTAATTATCTTATAGGAAGATTCATGATTTTTATAGTGCTCTAGTTGAGATACTAAATAATCCCTATCTAAATCAGGATTTCCACTTAAATTTCTCTTGATTTGGCTTATTATCTCATCTGTCATTTAAATCATCAAATAGTTAATAAATTAGTCAATTAAAAAGATTAAAAAATGATTAACCTAGATTTAACTAATAATTTTTATATCTTTATTTTTCTTATAATTCTCTATAAAAAGTCACTACTGCATCTAAATAGAATAACTTTGCTACTTCCATAATATCATCAGACATATATCACATTTTTTTTATTTTAGAGGAATAGAACTTTGATTATTTTTATAAATTTTAGTATCAGCAAAAATCATAATACCAACTAAAATTAATTCAACTATTAAATATTATATTGATAGTCATATTAAAAAATAACTATTAATTAAATTCAAAATATAAAATTGAGAAAAATATTATAAAAATAATTTTTAATAGAGGATAATTATTTTAGAAAATAATATTTTTTTAATCATATAAATAGTTTATCTTAAATTTAAAAGCAATCAAATAAGAATAACAGAATACTAGAATGATATAATAAAAAATAAATAGAATAATAAAATTAAAAATAAATAGAATAATAAAATTAAAAATAAATAGAATAATAAAATTAAAACTAAAAAAAGAATTTTATATTAAAAATAAATCCAATTAGTCTTTATTAACCAAATCAAGAATCTTTGCCCGTGCCTCACCAATTGTTAAAGGATAATAGTCACCGAAATCTAATCCATCTTTTTTATTTAAAATCTCTGCAAGGTGAGCTATTCTAGGTAGGCG
The sequence above is drawn from the Methanobrevibacter olleyae genome and encodes:
- a CDS encoding LUD domain-containing protein gives rise to the protein MKEEEIESMRKVFNNLKKKIEPLSESPKIQALQKRVIDIRKDAIENNNELIAIAKESFKDNGIDCFYANDEMEAREILLDLINEEIESSNIDKNEVFIAKSKSNTLREINVSEFLEKHGMNIVETDLGDRILQLKKEDNNPVHPTGPASHLTLQDIANIVNESMDLDLNSVPREIMEAVREDVLKLLEKSYIGISGSNSIAAEDGAILMLHNEGNISIVQNKKLHIIVAGLDKLVPSLEDSVSIAKLETAYATGKPLTSYMNIVAGPSKTADIEKKLLKNMYGAEKVAVILLDNGRKEAIDECLWCIGCGNCIVSCPVYNIVGNEFGYSSYLGGRGVAMSKYLKDNKVSVGSGLYMCTLCGMCTENCPVLTPTYEIIESLRNTAQKEGLSREPHKKIRDNIKDKGSPY
- a CDS encoding (Fe-S)-binding protein; this encodes MLLYFKGCTAREKLNSISDATEKLLKLANIDYETLDDEKCCGSVLLRTGFLEDATQQMNKNLTGFKGKTILTSCAGCYKTLKEDYKKYLDADLDVIHISQLLKELIKENKIKLQFNNDLKVSYHDPCHLARHAGEYEAPRKVIKSISNLVEMENIREKSRCCGSGGGVKSAYGDLSNSIAKLRIKEAEETGASLLISACPFCKLNLSQNSDNLEVLDLSEFALEHINLNDDSRDIDLEKDADNGDERQ
- a CDS encoding DUF2304 domain-containing protein, whose protein sequence is MIIGPFRIYQILLIIITIIAIIFMYNRLRVKKITPATFGLWVVICLIINFFAFAPKLSDPLAGFFGFGRGLDLLLVVGFAFTVYVLFRLYVKIDEINQNMTDLVRALAIHDEIKLEDIESELKEKKE
- a CDS encoding glycosyltransferase family 2 protein yields the protein MQNLDSKITKDVYLVVPAFNEEKTVSQIIEGIAQKGYKVILVNDGSKDNTLNLAIESKKKYPSNIFVVSHVINRGLGAALKTGMVVALNKGAKYIVTFDADGQHGIEDIPKVCKPLKEGKADVVIGARPFEDMPISKSFANIIMNALTLIFYGRKVKDSQSGLRAFTANATDLINIVSRGYGVSSEFIKEISDKNLRLAEVTITTIYTPETQNKGTDAIVGLKILVKMVIDLFRI
- the ribC gene encoding riboflavin synthase — protein: MRIGIADTTFARFDMGAAAIDELKNNASDLKIIRTTVPGVKDLPVASKKLIEEEDCEIVMALGMPGPMEKDKMCAHEASTGLIRAQLMTNTHILEVFVHEDEEEDPKELKKLAENRAREHARNLIKMMFHPKLMRKEAGKGMREGKEDAGPL
- a CDS encoding tetratricopeptide repeat protein, with amino-acid sequence MTDEIISQIKRNLSGNPDLDRDYLVSQLEHYKNHESSYKIIKEISKLIWQSLDFDHDEMNIHSKKTNISRVLDELIPYIENRDKKTALNKLDKFMENFKDEYENKENHKESDFKSNRPITEIQYMRYEENKLSRSPKSYRTSSIKDKKVNWRKEVKINKLNKDNEKHIVEKEFHSFLNPLEEILFYQYIGLEKELAYIPLNEPLFDLYYLYGSLLLENDNFTKAEEYLLKALRINPVSSKTILSLVDIYKSKTRTYNRFFLYNVDALKFAYKNEDIARAYRNFGFFYVEEGQLDIAAVFYDYSLNFDFNKQAFRELEYLKSRGINTKIDEKEAEKIIESKNIQLGVNPFILDTLKIIAFDLESRKYYSGALYFYRILYDLTKDNLVLGKINSIQNKI